A section of the Hevea brasiliensis isolate MT/VB/25A 57/8 chromosome 17, ASM3005281v1, whole genome shotgun sequence genome encodes:
- the LOC110662688 gene encoding hexokinase-4 isoform X2 yields the protein MGRVTVAVAVGAAVVACAVAGVLFGRRVRSRRKWRSVVGVLRELEESCETPVGRLRQVVDAMAVEMHAGLASEGGSKLKMLLTFVDHLPTGSEVGTYYALDLGGTNLRVVRVQLGGRSSSILSKDVELLPIPQHLMTSTSEVGREVVECLQAGLARNGLDMQVAVLVNDTVGTLALGHYHDADTVAAVIIGTGTNASYLERSDAIIKCQGLLTTSGGMVVNMEWGNFWSSHLPRTSYDIDLDGESPNPNDQGFEKMISGLYLGDIVRRVILRMSQESDIFGPLSPSLLVPFILHTPFVSKMHEDDSPDLQEVARILKEKLEIPEVPLKVRKLVVRICDVVTRRAARLAAAGIVGILKKIGRDGTGGISSIRGRSDIKMRRTVVAIEGGLYTSYTMFREYLHEALNEILGEDIAQHVILKATEDGSGVGAAIIAASYSSYTVDSVQLL from the exons ATGGGAAGGGTGACGGTGGCCGTGGCGGTGGGTGCAGCGGTGGTGGCATGTGCGGTCGCGGGGGTATTGTTTGGCAGGAGGGTAAGAAGTAGGAGGAAGTGGAGGAGTGTGGTGGGAGTGTTGAGGGAGTTGGAAGAGTCATGTGAGACCCCTGTAGGGAGGTTGAGACAGGTGGTAGATGCTATGGCTGTGGAGATGCATGCTGGTTTGGCTTCTGAAGGAGGCTCTAAGCTCAAAATGTTGCTCACTTTTGTTGACCATTTACCTACTGG GAGCGAGGTAGGAACTTATTACGCCCTGGATCTTGGTGGTACTAATCTCAGGGTCGTAAGGGTTCAACTAGGAGGTAGAAGCTCCTCAATATTGTCAAAAGATGTGGAACTGCTGCCTATTCCTCAGCACCTGATGACAAGCACTAGTGAG GTTGGAAGAGAGGTTGTTGAATGTTTACAAGCAGGACTGGCCAGGAATGGTTTAGACATGCAGGTTGCAGTATTG GTAAATGATACTGTGGGAACACTTGCTCTTGGACATTACCATGATGCTGACACTGTTGCTGCAGTAATAATTGGAACGGGTACTAATGCTTCCTATCTGGAGCGGTCAGATGCTATTATAAAGTGTCAAGGCCTTCTTACAACTTCTGGAGGCATG GTTGTGAACATGGAATGGGGAAACTTCTGGTCATCTCATTTGCCAAGAACTTCTTATGATATTGATTTGGATGGTGAAAGCCCTAATCCAAATGATCAG ggttttgagaaaatgatatcGGGACTGTATCTAGGTGACATAGTTAGGAGAGTGATTCTCAGAATGTCACAGGAGTCAGATATCTTTGGTCCTCTCTCTCCCAGCTTGTTGGTGCCGTTTATTTTGCA TACACCCTTCGTGTCTAAAATGCACGAGGATGATTCTCCCGATTTGCAGGAAGTGGCTAGAATCTTGAAAGAAAAACTGGAG ATTCCAGAAGTCCCTTTGAAGGTCAGAAAGCTTGTTGTACGAATATGTGATGTGGTGACCCGTAGGGCTGCTCGATTGGCAGCTGCTGGCATTGTGGGAATCTTGAAGAAGATTGGTCGGGATGGGACAGGGGGCATCAGCAGTATAAGAGGTAGAAGTGACATAAAGATGAGAAGAACAGTCGTTGCAATTGAAGGGGGTTTATATACTAGCTATACAATGTTCAGGGAGTACTTGCACGAAGCCTTGAATGAAATATT
- the LOC110662688 gene encoding hexokinase-3 isoform X1, whose protein sequence is MGRVTVAVAVGAAVVACAVAGVLFGRRVRSRRKWRSVVGVLRELEESCETPVGRLRQVVDAMAVEMHAGLASEGGSKLKMLLTFVDHLPTGSEVGTYYALDLGGTNLRVVRVQLGGRSSSILSKDVELLPIPQHLMTSTSEDLFDFIATTLKQFVEKEENNSEFSSLRTRELGFTFSFPVKQLSIRSGILIRWTKGFAIDDMVGREVVECLQAGLARNGLDMQVAVLVNDTVGTLALGHYHDADTVAAVIIGTGTNASYLERSDAIIKCQGLLTTSGGMVVNMEWGNFWSSHLPRTSYDIDLDGESPNPNDQGFEKMISGLYLGDIVRRVILRMSQESDIFGPLSPSLLVPFILHTPFVSKMHEDDSPDLQEVARILKEKLEIPEVPLKVRKLVVRICDVVTRRAARLAAAGIVGILKKIGRDGTGGISSIRGRSDIKMRRTVVAIEGGLYTSYTMFREYLHEALNEILGEDIAQHVILKATEDGSGVGAAIIAASYSSYTVDSVQLL, encoded by the exons ATGGGAAGGGTGACGGTGGCCGTGGCGGTGGGTGCAGCGGTGGTGGCATGTGCGGTCGCGGGGGTATTGTTTGGCAGGAGGGTAAGAAGTAGGAGGAAGTGGAGGAGTGTGGTGGGAGTGTTGAGGGAGTTGGAAGAGTCATGTGAGACCCCTGTAGGGAGGTTGAGACAGGTGGTAGATGCTATGGCTGTGGAGATGCATGCTGGTTTGGCTTCTGAAGGAGGCTCTAAGCTCAAAATGTTGCTCACTTTTGTTGACCATTTACCTACTGG GAGCGAGGTAGGAACTTATTACGCCCTGGATCTTGGTGGTACTAATCTCAGGGTCGTAAGGGTTCAACTAGGAGGTAGAAGCTCCTCAATATTGTCAAAAGATGTGGAACTGCTGCCTATTCCTCAGCACCTGATGACAAGCACTAGTGAG GATCTCTTTGACTTTATTGCTACAACATTAAAGCAGTTTGTTGAAAAGGAAGAAAATAATTCCGAGTTTTCTTCACTTAGAACAAGAGAACTTGGGTTTACATTTTCTTTTCCGGTGAAACAATTGTCTATTCGTTCAGGGATCCTTATCAGATGGACAAAAGGATTTGCTATTGATGACATG GTTGGAAGAGAGGTTGTTGAATGTTTACAAGCAGGACTGGCCAGGAATGGTTTAGACATGCAGGTTGCAGTATTG GTAAATGATACTGTGGGAACACTTGCTCTTGGACATTACCATGATGCTGACACTGTTGCTGCAGTAATAATTGGAACGGGTACTAATGCTTCCTATCTGGAGCGGTCAGATGCTATTATAAAGTGTCAAGGCCTTCTTACAACTTCTGGAGGCATG GTTGTGAACATGGAATGGGGAAACTTCTGGTCATCTCATTTGCCAAGAACTTCTTATGATATTGATTTGGATGGTGAAAGCCCTAATCCAAATGATCAG ggttttgagaaaatgatatcGGGACTGTATCTAGGTGACATAGTTAGGAGAGTGATTCTCAGAATGTCACAGGAGTCAGATATCTTTGGTCCTCTCTCTCCCAGCTTGTTGGTGCCGTTTATTTTGCA TACACCCTTCGTGTCTAAAATGCACGAGGATGATTCTCCCGATTTGCAGGAAGTGGCTAGAATCTTGAAAGAAAAACTGGAG ATTCCAGAAGTCCCTTTGAAGGTCAGAAAGCTTGTTGTACGAATATGTGATGTGGTGACCCGTAGGGCTGCTCGATTGGCAGCTGCTGGCATTGTGGGAATCTTGAAGAAGATTGGTCGGGATGGGACAGGGGGCATCAGCAGTATAAGAGGTAGAAGTGACATAAAGATGAGAAGAACAGTCGTTGCAATTGAAGGGGGTTTATATACTAGCTATACAATGTTCAGGGAGTACTTGCACGAAGCCTTGAATGAAATATT